Proteins encoded in a region of the Vitis riparia cultivar Riparia Gloire de Montpellier isolate 1030 chromosome 7, EGFV_Vit.rip_1.0, whole genome shotgun sequence genome:
- the LOC117917649 gene encoding probable N-acetyltransferase HLS1, producing the protein MGEEGGGGGGGGGRVVVVVREFHPEKDCRRVEEVERRCEVGPSGELSLFTDLLGDPICRVRHSPAFRMLVAETVGEENEEAKEIVGMIRGCIKTVTCGKKLSRNGRTSNDPTKPLPVYTKLAYILGLRVSPSHRRMGIGLKLVCRMEEWFRDNGAEYSYIATENDNQASVKLFTDKCGYSKFRTPSILVNPVFAHTVRLPKRVHIFKLSPSDAEALYRRCFSTTEFFPRDIDSVLNNKLNLGTFVAVFSESYPTQSWPGSDSFLADQPESWAVLSVWNCKDVFTLEVRGASRVKRGFAKTTRLVDRALPWLQLPSVPEVFRPFGLHFMYGLGGEGPRAVKLVKALCGYAHNLAKDRGCGVVATEVSSREPLRLGIPHWKRLSCAEDLWCMKRLGEDYSDGSVGDWTKSPPGLSIFVDPREF; encoded by the exons ATGGGAGAGGAGGGTGGCGGTGGCGGTGGCGGAGGAGGCAGGGTGGTGGTAGTGGTGAGGGAGTTTCACCCTGAAAAGGATTGCAGGAGAGTGGAGGAAGTGGAGAGGAGGTGTGAGGTTGGACCCAGTGGGGAGCTCTCCCTCTTCACGGACCTGTTGGGCGACCCAATTTGCAGGGTTCGCCATTCTCCCGCCTTCCGCATGCTG GTAGCTGAGACGGTGGGCGAAGAGAATGAGGAAGCGAAGGAGATAGTAGGGATGATAAGGGGTTGCATCAAAACCGTTACATGTGGGAAGAAACTCTCCAGAAATGGAAGGACCTCCAATGATCCTACCAAACCCCTTCCTGTTTACACCAAACTCGCCTATATCTTAGGCCTTCGCGTCTCTCCTTCTCACCG GAGAATGGGTATTGGGTTGAAGCTGGTTTGTAGAATGGAGGAGTGGTTTAGAGATAATGGCGCTGAATATTCCTATATAGCCACTGAAAACGACAATCAAGCTTCCGTTAAGCTCTTCACCGACAAATGCGGCTACTCCAAGTTCCGTACGCCTTCCATCCTGGTGAACCCCGTCTTTGCTCACACAGTCCGTCTTCCTAAACGAGTCCACATCTTCAAGCTCTCCCCCTCCGACGCCGAGGCGCTCTACCGCCGTTGCTTCTCAACCACAGAGTTTTTTCCCCGTGACATTGACTCCGTCCTCAACAATAAGCTCAATCTCGGCACCTTCGTGGCCGTTTTTTCCGAGTCATACCCCACCCAATCATGGCCCGGATCGGACTCGTTCCTGGCGGACCAGCCCGAGTCGTGGGCGGTTCTCAGCGTCTGGAACTGCAAGGACGTGTTCACGCTAGAGGTGCGTGGCGCGTCGCGCGTGAAACGGGGGTTCGCGAAAACGACTCGTTTGGTGGACAGGGCGCTCCCGTGGCTGCAGTTGCCGTCTGTGCCGGAGGTGTTCAGGCCGTTCGGACTACACTTCATGTATGGGCTGGGGGGAGAAGGCCCACGCGCGGTGAAGTTGGTGAAGGCGCTGTGTGGGTACGCGCACAACCTGGCTAAGGACCGTGGGTGCGGGGTGGTGGCCACGGAGGTGTCCAGCCGCGAACCTCTCAGATTAGGAATCCCACACTGGAAGAGGCTATCCTGCGCCGAGGACCTATGGTGCATGAAGAGGCTCGGGGAAGACTACAGCGACGGCTCGGTCGGTGACTGGACCAAATCACCCCCTGGCCTTTCCATTTTTGTTGACCCCAGAGAGTTCTAA